Proteins encoded within one genomic window of Brassica rapa cultivar Chiifu-401-42 chromosome A09, CAAS_Brap_v3.01, whole genome shotgun sequence:
- the LOC103838618 gene encoding protein FAM135A isoform X2: MLRHLGWLFGLSRRRSRRAKTLDAKPYIDNRVKPVLMVDTVQEVAIYIHRFHNLDLFQQGWYQIKITMRWEDGDNTTRGIPSRVVQYEALESGSNGVWRIDDKDNSFFTQPFQIKYARQDVRLCMMISFTLPLQRYDGSATSAAILKFELMYAPAMDNASTKQLEALPAAIHEFRIPPKALTGLHSYCPVHFDTLHAVLVDVSVHISVLKSAAYRRPPSLSRVVSNSKSVSGSSAQSFKKALGLLASADKKMVLFVKALLGARDILLEEMTRLSEAIGKSIDLSEFVSDMNNVPLSQLPVAGSGQGKEQNSPLEKLHITFDVANDDWLHELSKDHLTRLFHLLGTQLHYLWNTFLGFHRDNNTKILEYLRDIWRKDRRAEWSIWMVYSKVEMPHHFINSGMSDIINHSAHKRASSVLKLTDPAQLAANRAELHRRSIAQMRINNRSIQDMHILGDPMRVPIIIIERVLNAPRRTLSDNSYLRHVDMLDSGLLNAVNDEGEKTKATSSQKSARELKIVVFVHGFQGHHLDLRLVRNQWLMIDPKIEFLMSEANEEKTHGDFREMGQRLAQEVVSFLKRKKDRYARQGHLKSIKLSFVGHSIGNVIIRTAISDGLMEPFRKYLHTYLSLSGPHLGYLYSTNSLFNSGLWLLKKLKSTQVIHQLTLTDDPDLRQTFFYKLCKQKTLEHFKNIILLSSPQVLLTLPNGSKNRFRPQLGLSQNDFFLKKI, translated from the exons atgTTACGCCATCTTGGATGGCTATTTGGATTgagcagaagaagaagtagGCGAGCAAAGACACTTGACGCTAAACCTTACATAGATAATAGGGTTAAGCCAGTACTAATGGTTGACACGGTTCAAGAAGTTGCCATTTATATCCACAGGTTTCATAACCTTGATCTTTTCCAACAAGG atgGTATCAAATAAAAATCACCATGAGATGGGAAGATGGTGATAACACTACTCGTGGTATTCCTTCACGAGTCGTTCAGTATGAAG CTCTGGAATCAGGCTCTAATGGAGTGTGGAGGATAGATGATAAAGATAATAGTTTCTTCACACAGCCTTTCCAAATCAAATACGCAAGGCAGGACGTTCGTCTGTGTATGATGATTTCATTCACTTTGCCACTACAAAGATACGAC GGGTCGGCTACATCTGCTGCTATATTGAAATTTGAGCTCATGTATGCCCCAGCTATGGATAATGCATCAACGAAGCAATTAGAAGCTTTGCCTGCTGCGATTCATGAGTTTCGTATTCCACCTAAGGCTCTTACAGGCTTGCATTCATACTGTCCTGTGCATTTTGATACACTCCATGCGGTGCTTGTTGATGTGAGTGTCCACATCAGTGTGTTGAAATCTGCTGCTTATAGACGACCTCCAAGTCTATCAAg AGTGGTAAGTAACAGTAAAAGTGTCAGTGGCAGCAGTGCTCAATCTTTCAAGAAA GCACTTGGTCTGCTTGCTTCTGCTGACAAGAAAATGGTGTTATTCGTTAAAGCATTACTTGGAGCACGCGACATTCTACTCGAGGAAATGACAAGACTTAGCGAGGCAATTGGAAAATCAATTGATTTGTCTGAATTTGTATCAGATATGAACAATGTTCCCTTATCTCAGTTACCAGTTGCTGGTTCAGGACAAGGCAAGGAACAAAACAGTCCTCTTGAG AAGCTGCATATTACATTTGATGTAGCAAATGATGACTGGCTTCATGAACTCTCCAAGGATCATCTAACTCGTTTATTCCACTTACTTGGCACCCAGCTGCATTATCTTTGGAACACGTTTCTTGGATTTCACCG GGATAATAACACAAAAATACTTGAATATCTTCGTGATATCTGGAGAAAGGATCGTAGAGCTGAATGGTCGATATGGATGGTGTACTCTAAGGTTGAAATGCCACATCATTTTATAAACAGTGGAATGAGTGATATCATAAACCACAGTGCACACAAACGAGCCTCAAGTGTCTTGAAGTTGACTGAT CCTGCACAACTTGCAGCTAACCGTGCTGAACTTCACCGTCGAAGCATCGCGCAAATGAGG ATTAACAACCGGTCAATACAAGACATGCATATACTTGGGGATCCTATGAGAGTTCCTATTATTATAATCGAACGAGTCTTGAATGCACCAAGACGCACTTTAAGTGATAATTCTTACTTGAGACACGTGGATATGCTCGATTCCGGCTTGCTCAACGCAGTCAATGATGAAGGGGAGAAAACAAAAGCTACTAGCTCCCAGAAAAGTGCTCGTGAGCTAAAGATAGTTGTTTTCGTTCATGGTTTCCAG GGGCATCACTTGGACTTGAGGCTTGTCCGGAACCAGTGGCTTATGATAGATCCGAAGATAGAGTTTCTCATGTCCGAGGCAAATGAGGAGAAAACACATGGCGATTTCAGAGAAATGGGACAAAGGCTGGCGCAAGAGGTTGTTTCTTTCCTCAAGAGGAAGAAGGATAGGTATGCAAGACAAGGGCATTTGAAAAGCATCAAGTTGAGTTTTGTTGGGCATTCTATTGGTAACGTCATCATCAGAACAGCAATCTCTG aTGGTTTGATGGAACCATTCAGGAAGTATCTACATACGTACCTATCGCTTTCGGGTCCACACTTGGGTTATCTGTACAGTACAAACTCTTTGTTTAACTCAGGACTTTGGCTCTTAAAGAAGTTGAAGAGTACACAGGTTATTCATCAGCTTACACTCACTGATGATCCTGATCTACGGCAGACTTTCTTTTACAAACTCTGCAAG CAAAAGACGTTGgaacatttcaaaa ATATAATTCTCCTGTCGTCACCCCAGGTACTCCTTACTCTTCCCAATGGCtctaaaaatcggtttaggcCGCAATTGGGTCTAAGccaaaacgatttttttttaaaaaaaatctga
- the LOC103838619 gene encoding protein DETOXIFICATION 48 — protein sequence MCNLTPSSSSSLLSSPKEKNNFSKLETCDADHPHYSDFTDDGSRDLNRWPTFLEGLEEVKAIGRISGPTAMTGLLMYSRAMISMLFLGYLGELELAGGSLSIGFANITGYSVISGLSMGMEPICGQAYGAKQMKLLGLTLQRTVLLLLSCSVPISFSWLNMRQILLWCGQDEEISSVAQKFLLFAIPDLFLLSLLHPLRVYLRTQNITLPVTYSTAVSVLLHVPLNFLFVVKLEMGVAGVAIAMVLTNLNLVVLLSSFVYFTSVHSDTWVPLTVDSLKGWSSLLSLAIPTCVSVCLEWWWYEFMIILCGLLVNPRATVASMGILIQTTALVYVFPSSLSLGVSTRISNELGAKRPAKARVSMIISLFCATALGLMAMVFTVLVRHRWGRLFTTDVEILELTSIALPIVGLCELGNCPQTTGCGVLRGCARPTLGANINLGSFYFVGMPVAILLGFFFKLGFPGLWFGLLAAQATCASLMLFALLRTDWAVQAERAEELTSKTPGKTPPLLPIAKTKSRSPPDTDDMMRTMLV from the exons ATGTGTAATTTAAcaccatcttcttcctcttccttacTATCATCtcccaaagaaaaaaacaatttctcAAAACTCGAAACCTGTGATGCAGACCATCCCCATTATTCCGACTTTACCGATGACGGTTCCCGAGACCTTAATAGATGGCCAACTTTTCTCGAG GGCTTAGAGGAAGTGAAAGCGATCGGAAGAATCTCAGGGCCGACGGCAATGACCGGACTTCTTATGTACTCAAGAGCAATGATATCGATGCTGTTCCTTGGCTACCTCGGCGAACTTGAGTTAGCCGGAGGATCTCTCTCCATCGGCTTTGCCAATATCACCGGCTACTCCGTCATCTCCGGCTTGTCCATGGGGATGGAGCCAATCTGCGGGCAAGCTTACGGTGCTAAACAAATGAAGCTTTTAGGACTAACCCTTCAAAGAAccgtcctcctcctcctctcgtGCTCGGTCCCCATCTCCTTCTCTTGGCTCAATATGAGGCAAATCCTCTTGTGGTGTGGCCAAGACGAAGAGATCTCTTCCGTTGCGCAAAAGTTCCTTCTCTTCGCCATCCCTGacctcttcctcctctctctGCTTCACCCTCTTCGTGTTTACCTCCGAACACAGAACATTACATTGCCCGTGACTTACTCCACGGCCGTCTCCGTCCTCCTTCACGTTCCGTTGAACTTTCTTTTTGTGGTGAAGCTCGAGATGGGAGTCGCGGGAGTCGCTATTGCTATGGTCTTAACCAATCTCAACCTCGTAGTCCTCTTATCTTCTTTTGTATATTTCACAAGCGTGCATAGTGATACATGGGTCCCACTTACTGTGGACTCTCTTAAAGGTTGGTCGTCTTTGCTCTCGCTTGCAATACCCACTTGTGTATCCGTTTGTTTGGAATGGTGGTGGTACGAGTTCATGATCATTTTGTGTGGACTTTTGGTTAACCCAAGAGCCACCGTTGCTTCCATGGGAATCTTGATCCAAACAACAGCTTTAGTCTACGTCTTCCCATCCTCTCTCAGCCTCGGCGTATCCACAAGAATCAGCAACGAGCTTGGGGCTAAACGCCCGGCGAAGGCTCGTGTATCCATGATAATTTCCCTCTTCTGCGCGACCGCCTTAGGCCTAATGGCAATGGTGTTCACCGTGCTTGTTAGGCACCGATGGGGACGCTTGTTCACCACGGATGTAGAGATTCTTGAGCTGACTTCAATTGCATTGCCCATCGTGGGTTTATGTGAACTCGGGAACTGTCCTCAAACGACCGGTTGTGGTGTTTTGAGAGGCTGTGCAAGACCAACACTCGGTGCCAACATAAACTTGGGTTCGTTTTACTTTGTGGGCATGCCGGTGGCTATTCTCTTAGGGTTCTTTTTCAAACTAGGATTTCCAGGTCTCTGGTTTGGCTTGCTTGCAGCTCAAGCGACATGTGCTTCTCTCATGCTGTTTGCACTCTTGAGAACAGATTGGGCAGTCCAAGCAGAGAGGGCTGAAGAACTGACGTCAAAAACACCGGGAAAAACTCCTCCTCTCCTCCCAATCGCCAAGACTAAGAGCAGGTCTCCACCAGATACAGATGATATGATGAGAACCATGTTGGTTTAG
- the LOC103838618 gene encoding protein FAM135B isoform X1 encodes MLRHLGWLFGLSRRRSRRAKTLDAKPYIDNRVKPVLMVDTVQEVAIYIHRFHNLDLFQQGWYQIKITMRWEDGDNTTRGIPSRVVQYEALESGSNGVWRIDDKDNSFFTQPFQIKYARQDVRLCMMISFTLPLQRYDGSATSAAILKFELMYAPAMDNASTKQLEALPAAIHEFRIPPKALTGLHSYCPVHFDTLHAVLVDVSVHISVLKSAAYRRPPSLSRVVSNSKSVSGSSAQSFKKALGLLASADKKMVLFVKALLGARDILLEEMTRLSEAIGKSIDLSEFVSDMNNVPLSQLPVAGSGQGKEQNSPLEKLHITFDVANDDWLHELSKDHLTRLFHLLGTQLHYLWNTFLGFHRDNNTKILEYLRDIWRKDRRAEWSIWMVYSKVEMPHHFINSGMSDIINHSAHKRASSVLKLTDPAQLAANRAELHRRSIAQMRINNRSIQDMHILGDPMRVPIIIIERVLNAPRRTLSDNSYLRHVDMLDSGLLNAVNDEGEKTKATSSQKSARELKIVVFVHGFQGHHLDLRLVRNQWLMIDPKIEFLMSEANEEKTHGDFREMGQRLAQEVVSFLKRKKDRYARQGHLKSIKLSFVGHSIGNVIIRTAISDGLMEPFRKYLHTYLSLSGPHLGYLYSTNSLFNSGLWLLKKLKSTQVIHQLTLTDDPDLRQTFFYKLCKQKTLEHFKNIILLSSPQDGYVPYHSARIESCQPASFDSTKRGIAFLEMLNNCMDQLRGPAPEAPHQQRVFMRCDVNFDMTVYGRNLNSFIGRAAHIEFLESDIFARFIMWSFQDLFR; translated from the exons atgTTACGCCATCTTGGATGGCTATTTGGATTgagcagaagaagaagtagGCGAGCAAAGACACTTGACGCTAAACCTTACATAGATAATAGGGTTAAGCCAGTACTAATGGTTGACACGGTTCAAGAAGTTGCCATTTATATCCACAGGTTTCATAACCTTGATCTTTTCCAACAAGG atgGTATCAAATAAAAATCACCATGAGATGGGAAGATGGTGATAACACTACTCGTGGTATTCCTTCACGAGTCGTTCAGTATGAAG CTCTGGAATCAGGCTCTAATGGAGTGTGGAGGATAGATGATAAAGATAATAGTTTCTTCACACAGCCTTTCCAAATCAAATACGCAAGGCAGGACGTTCGTCTGTGTATGATGATTTCATTCACTTTGCCACTACAAAGATACGAC GGGTCGGCTACATCTGCTGCTATATTGAAATTTGAGCTCATGTATGCCCCAGCTATGGATAATGCATCAACGAAGCAATTAGAAGCTTTGCCTGCTGCGATTCATGAGTTTCGTATTCCACCTAAGGCTCTTACAGGCTTGCATTCATACTGTCCTGTGCATTTTGATACACTCCATGCGGTGCTTGTTGATGTGAGTGTCCACATCAGTGTGTTGAAATCTGCTGCTTATAGACGACCTCCAAGTCTATCAAg AGTGGTAAGTAACAGTAAAAGTGTCAGTGGCAGCAGTGCTCAATCTTTCAAGAAA GCACTTGGTCTGCTTGCTTCTGCTGACAAGAAAATGGTGTTATTCGTTAAAGCATTACTTGGAGCACGCGACATTCTACTCGAGGAAATGACAAGACTTAGCGAGGCAATTGGAAAATCAATTGATTTGTCTGAATTTGTATCAGATATGAACAATGTTCCCTTATCTCAGTTACCAGTTGCTGGTTCAGGACAAGGCAAGGAACAAAACAGTCCTCTTGAG AAGCTGCATATTACATTTGATGTAGCAAATGATGACTGGCTTCATGAACTCTCCAAGGATCATCTAACTCGTTTATTCCACTTACTTGGCACCCAGCTGCATTATCTTTGGAACACGTTTCTTGGATTTCACCG GGATAATAACACAAAAATACTTGAATATCTTCGTGATATCTGGAGAAAGGATCGTAGAGCTGAATGGTCGATATGGATGGTGTACTCTAAGGTTGAAATGCCACATCATTTTATAAACAGTGGAATGAGTGATATCATAAACCACAGTGCACACAAACGAGCCTCAAGTGTCTTGAAGTTGACTGAT CCTGCACAACTTGCAGCTAACCGTGCTGAACTTCACCGTCGAAGCATCGCGCAAATGAGG ATTAACAACCGGTCAATACAAGACATGCATATACTTGGGGATCCTATGAGAGTTCCTATTATTATAATCGAACGAGTCTTGAATGCACCAAGACGCACTTTAAGTGATAATTCTTACTTGAGACACGTGGATATGCTCGATTCCGGCTTGCTCAACGCAGTCAATGATGAAGGGGAGAAAACAAAAGCTACTAGCTCCCAGAAAAGTGCTCGTGAGCTAAAGATAGTTGTTTTCGTTCATGGTTTCCAG GGGCATCACTTGGACTTGAGGCTTGTCCGGAACCAGTGGCTTATGATAGATCCGAAGATAGAGTTTCTCATGTCCGAGGCAAATGAGGAGAAAACACATGGCGATTTCAGAGAAATGGGACAAAGGCTGGCGCAAGAGGTTGTTTCTTTCCTCAAGAGGAAGAAGGATAGGTATGCAAGACAAGGGCATTTGAAAAGCATCAAGTTGAGTTTTGTTGGGCATTCTATTGGTAACGTCATCATCAGAACAGCAATCTCTG aTGGTTTGATGGAACCATTCAGGAAGTATCTACATACGTACCTATCGCTTTCGGGTCCACACTTGGGTTATCTGTACAGTACAAACTCTTTGTTTAACTCAGGACTTTGGCTCTTAAAGAAGTTGAAGAGTACACAGGTTATTCATCAGCTTACACTCACTGATGATCCTGATCTACGGCAGACTTTCTTTTACAAACTCTGCAAG CAAAAGACGTTGgaacatttcaaaaatataattctcctgTCCTCACCCCAG GATGGTTATGTTCCATATCACTCAGCAAGAATTGAATCGTGCCAACCAGCTTCATTCGACAGTACAAAAAGGGGAATCGCATTCCTGGAAATGCTGAATAATTGTATGGACCAGTTACGTGGACCAGCCCCTGAAGCGCCGCATCAGCAAAGGGTTTTCATGCGCTGCGATGTTAACTTCGACATGACTGTGTATGGACGTAACCTGAACTCGTTCATCGGACGTGCTGCCCATATAGAGTTCTTGGAGTCTGATATCTTTGCAAGATTCATAATGTGGTCATTTCAAGATCTGTTCCGCTGA